The proteins below come from a single Neospora caninum Liverpool complete genome, chromosome IX genomic window:
- a CDS encoding phosphoenolpyruvate carboxykinase (ATP), related codes for MNRAQSAGSLKDSLSFLEMLKKQIDANLQHHKPGECPLTKKDILDLGQLQKEIDFQENVHAVGITCAQLFHNTAPAVLYEQALKKEAGSLIASSGALCVSSGLKTGRSPADKRIVEEPSSKDDVWWGKVNIPFCEKSYLVNRERAVDYLNLQDQLYIVDAFAGWDPEYRIKIRVITTRAYHALFMQNMLVLPTAEELENFKPDFTIYNAGCFPANRYTNGVTSQTSVAMNLGAGEMVILGTQYAGEMKKGILTLMMYLMPKRGQLPLHSSCNVGPKGDVTLFFGLSGTGKTTLSADPSRQLIGDDEHVWTDKGVFNIEGGCYAKCKDLSKEQEPEIWNAIRFGSVLENVIIDGTTRVVDFRDVSITENTRCAYPLSYIPNALIPAKVDTHPSNIILLTCDAFGVLPPLSKLTPDQVMYHFISGYTSKMAGTEIGILEPTATFSACYGAPFLAMHPMVYAEMLAKKLKEHNAHAWLLNTGWICGGYGMSEGRRIPLKYTRLMVDAIHDGTALQTEYQTMSVFNLAVPIAIKGVPSDLLLPETCWSDKNKLDAQVRKLASLFIENFGNYTDRATPNVVAAGPIL; via the exons ATGAATCGAGCGCAGTCGGCGGGGAGTTTAAAGGACTCCCTCAGCTTCTTGGAGATGCTCAAGAAGCAAATCGACGCAAACTTGCAGCACCACAAACCGGGGGAATGTCCTCTAACAAAGAAGGACATTCTCGATCTAGGTCAACTGCAAAAAGAAATTGATTTCCAAGAAAACGTCCACGCG GTGGGAATCACGTGCGCGCAACTTTTCCATAACACGGCCCCTGCCGTTTTGTATGAGCAAGCACtcaagaaagaggcaggctCTCTCATTGCGAGCAGCGGAgcgctctgcgtctcttcag GCTTGAAGACTGGACGGTCTCCCGCGGATAAGCGGATAGTGGAGGAACCGTCATCGAAAGACGACGTTTGGTGGGGAAAGGTTAACATCCCATTCTGCGAGAAGTCCTACCTTGTAAACCGTGAACGCGCGGTGGATTACCTAAATCTCCAA GATCAGCTGTACATTGTGGACGCATTCGCCGGTTGGGATCCCGAGTACCGCATCAAGATTCGTGTGATTACCACCCGGGCATATCATGCATTGTTCATGCAAAACATGCTCGTCCTGCCGACTGCTGAGGAGCTGGAGAACTTCAAGCCGGATTTCACCATCTACAACGCAGGCTGTTTCCCCGCCAATCGATATACAAATG GTGTAACAAGCCAGACCTCCGTTGCCATGAATTTAGGAGCAGGAGAGATGGTCATCCTGGGAACGCAGTACGCtggagagatgaagaaagGCATCTTGACTTTGATGATGTACCTCATGCCAAAGAGGGGCCAGTTGCCCCTTCACTCTTCCTGTAACGTCGGACCCAAAGGAGACGTCACGCTtttcttcggcctctctggAACCGGCAAAACCACATTA TCAGCAGATCCATCGAGGCAGCTGATCGGCGATGATGAACACGTGTGGACAGACAAAGGAGTTTTCAACATTGAGGGAGGCTGCTATGCAAAGTGCAAGGACCTCTCAAAGGAGCAGGAGCCCGAGATTTGGAACGCGATTCGTTTTGGGAGCGTACTGGAGAATGTCATCATCGATGGAACTACGCGGGTCGTTGATTTCCGTGACGTTTCGATCACGGAGAACACCCGGTGTGCTTACCCCCTGTCCTATATTCCGAATGCCCTGATTCCTGCAAAAGTCGACACTCATCCGTCAAATATCATCTTGCTG ACATGCGACGCATTCGGAGTTCTACCACCCCTGTCAAAACTGACGCCCGACCAAGTCATGTATCACTTCATTAGTGGCTATACTAGCAAGATGGCTGGAACGGAAATTGGGATTCTTGAGCCGACAGCAACGTTTTCCGCGTGCTACGGAGCGCCTTTCTTGGCCATGCATCCCATGGTTTACGCTGAGATGCTC GCCAAGAAGCTGAAAGAGCACAATGCCCATGCGTGGCTACTGAATACTGGCTGGATCTGCGGAGGATACGGAATGAGCGAAGGGCGACGCATTCCTCTCAAGTACACTCGTCTCATGGTGGACGCGATTCACGATGGCACTGCCTTGCAAACTGAATATCAA ACAATGTCCGTGTTTAACCTGGCCGTGCCGATCGCGATCAAAGGTGTCCCAAGCGATCTGCTGCTTCCCGAGACGTGCTGGTCAGATAAGAACAAGCTCGACGCGCAAGTGCGCAAACTGGCTTCTTTGTTTATTGAGAACTTTGGTAATTACACGGATAGGGCGACCCCCAATGTTGTGGCTGCTGGCCCTATTCTTTAG
- a CDS encoding pv1h14035_P, related has product MPIRVRNVFGFPPNCTFVSCRSTLESVLPRSTLLSRISFEVQQKYMHHSAQLQRFYTNRYHKKECPRCSRPNIVPVRRCGYCDLLLTDLDIRLVGRDVFRELVASRTPNHTQGNGSVSVVRDQELRNHGASVAVPGQHATDREGGAKAFSGPRTVSAEIHRCFDFLVIAHPYPISALHLSAIPKGTMYDIKQLRRAHIPLLKQMQQRVVQLAPELIDEISQIKGSPANSVWTADRAVTESAAAVQLAGEGTAPLSTGENTTLSKTSGSISPPGDVRIQKGCKLAKSQAKKLMEQSIIFGFTYPCGFLQLNMHAIVPPIKNFNILEAPYFYPLKKVLQDLQNFGAVQPFEQHGGSRRFGSDAILKEIKEVDAAVRHALQYGALNDQHHL; this is encoded by the exons ATGCCTATCCGTGTCCGGAACGTATTCGGATTTCCGCCGAATTGTACCTTTGTTTCCTGTCGGTCCACTCTAGAGAGCGTGCTTCCCAGGAGCACACTGCTTTCTCGGATCTCCTTTGAGGTCCAGCAGAAGTACATGCACCACTCAGCGCAGCTCCAACGCTTCTATACGAACCGGTACCACAAGAAGGAGTGCCCGCGTTGCTCACGGCCGAACATCGTGCCCGTCCGCAGGTGCGGTTACTGCGATTTGCTGCTGACCGATCTGGACATTCGGCTTGTCGGACGAGATGTATTTCGGGAACTTGTGGCCTCGCGTACACCGAATCACACTCAGGGAAACGGCTCCGTTTCTGTCGTAAGAGACCAGGAACTGCGGAACCACGGTGCGAGCGTGGCGGTTCCTGGACAACATGCTActgacagagagggaggagcgaAAGCCTTTTCTGGCCCGAGGACTGTTTCGGCGGAGATCCACAGGTGTTTCGACTTCTTGGTCATAGCACATCCATACCCGATTAGTGCTTTACACCTGTCTGCCATTCCAAAGGGAACTATGTACGATATCAAACAACTTCGGCGAGCACATATTCCCTTGCTCAAACAGATGCAACAGCGTGTCGTGCAGTTAGCACCGGAACTTATCGATGAGATAAGTCAAATCAAAGGTAGTCCCGCCAATAGTGTATGGACCGCAGATCGTGCAGTCACCGAGAGTGCTGCTGCTGTGCAACTTGCCGGCGAGGGAACTGCCCCACTGAGCACGGGAGAAAATACGACTTTATCAAAGACGTCTGGTTCGATTTCCCCCCCTGGAGACGTGCGAATCCAGAAAGGGTGCAAGTTGGCAAAGTCACAGGCCAAGAAGCTTATGGAACAGTCAATCATTTTCGGTTTTACCTACCCCTGCGGATTCCTCCAGTTGAACATGCATGCAATAGTACCGCCGATAAAAAACTTCAATATTTTAGAGGCGCCTTACTTTTACCCGCTGAAAAAGGTTTTGCAAGATCTGCAGAACTTCGGAGCGGTTCAACCTTTCGAGCAACATGGTGGTTCACGCAG GTTTGGCTCCGACGCCATTCTAAAAGAGATCAAAGAGGTCGACGCTGCCGTGAGACACGCACTACAGTACGGTGCTCTCAACGATCAACACCATCTTTGA